The following proteins are encoded in a genomic region of Pungitius pungitius chromosome 17, fPunPun2.1, whole genome shotgun sequence:
- the atat1 gene encoding alpha-tubulin N-acetyltransferase 1 isoform X3, which yields MEFPFDINQLFSERVSILDQTLIAGRTSSGMPQLQAHIATVIDELGRASAKAQQLPASITSASKLRSQRHQLYLLKDGESNGGHGVAVGFLKVGYKKLFLLDRQGVHIEAEPLCVLDFYIAEGVQRHGYGLELFDFMLQHKNLEPVVMAYDRPSPKFLSFLAKHYCLTPSVPQANNFVVFEGFFLNRPGGPSSPLMDQGLSGCFGPAEKGSPQKAGRRNQTVLFNGERSGASGAVGSSLAIRSSSLPPAVGILPVLPLPQRGIFPQQGPPPYLPGPGLWGQQGPESTVPSHRALQSKTQQFP from the exons ATGGAGTTTCCTTTTGACATTAACCAGTTATTCTCCGAGAGGGTCTCCATCCTGGACCAGACCCTCATTGCAGGTCGAACATCATCAGGAAT GCCACAACTTCAAGCCCACATAGCCACGGTTATCGATGAACTCGGGAGAGCCTCCGCAAAG GCCCAGCAGCTCCCAGCATCCATAACCAGTGCCTCCAAGTTGCGGTCTCAGAGGCATCAGCTGTACTTGCTGAAGGACGGAGAGAGCAACGG AGGACACGGTGTGGCTGTGGGATTTCTCAAGGTTGGCTACAAGAAGTTATTTCTGCTT GACCGACAGGGTGTCCACATAGAAGCCGAGCCACTGTGTGTTCTGGATTTCTACATCGCAGAGGGCGTTCAGCGGCACGGCTACGGACTGGAGCTGTTTGATTTCATGTTGCAG CACAAGAATTTAGAGCCAGTTGTGATGGCCTACGACCGGCCTTCTCCCAAGTTCCTGTCTTTCCTGGCGAAGCATTACTGCTTGACACCAAGTGTTCCCCAG GCCAACAACTTTGTGGTGTTTGAAGGCTTCTTCCTCAACAGACCAG GCgggccctcctctcctctgatgGATCAGGGCCTCTCCGGCTGTTT CGGCCCAGCTGAGAAAGGTTCCCCTCAGAAAGCCGGACGGAGAAATCAAACCGTACTCTTTAATGGAGAGAGAAG TGGTGCTTCGGGAGCAGTTGGCTCGTCCCTGGCCATTCGCTCCTCCTCACTCCCCCCAGCGGTCGGTATCCTCCCGGTGCTCCCACTCCCTCAGCGTGGGATCTTCCCCCAGCAGGGGCCTCCCCCGTACCTCCCCGGCCCCGGCCTCTGGGGGCAGCAGGGACCCGAGTCCACAGTCCCCTCTCATCGAGCGCTGCAGAGCAAGACGCAGCAG TTCCCTTAA
- the atat1 gene encoding alpha-tubulin N-acetyltransferase 1 isoform X2: MEFPFDINQLFSERVSILDQTLIAGRTSSGMPQLQAHIATVIDELGRASAKAQQLPASITSASKLRSQRHQLYLLKDGESNGGHGVAVGFLKVGYKKLFLLDRQGVHIEAEPLCVLDFYIAEGVQRHGYGLELFDFMLQHKNLEPVVMAYDRPSPKFLSFLAKHYCLTPSVPQANNFVVFEGFFLNRPAAQLRKVPLRKPDGEIKPYSLMEREVVLREQLARPWPFAPPHSPQRSVSSRCSHSLSVGSSPSRGLPRTSPAPASGGSRDPSPQSPLIERCRARRSSTLGLVARSSLYSRHMDSRAAGLLDRPLPGLSLSHFHLLMPPRRKASTGRPPMVTWC, translated from the exons ATGGAGTTTCCTTTTGACATTAACCAGTTATTCTCCGAGAGGGTCTCCATCCTGGACCAGACCCTCATTGCAGGTCGAACATCATCAGGAAT GCCACAACTTCAAGCCCACATAGCCACGGTTATCGATGAACTCGGGAGAGCCTCCGCAAAG GCCCAGCAGCTCCCAGCATCCATAACCAGTGCCTCCAAGTTGCGGTCTCAGAGGCATCAGCTGTACTTGCTGAAGGACGGAGAGAGCAACGG AGGACACGGTGTGGCTGTGGGATTTCTCAAGGTTGGCTACAAGAAGTTATTTCTGCTT GACCGACAGGGTGTCCACATAGAAGCCGAGCCACTGTGTGTTCTGGATTTCTACATCGCAGAGGGCGTTCAGCGGCACGGCTACGGACTGGAGCTGTTTGATTTCATGTTGCAG CACAAGAATTTAGAGCCAGTTGTGATGGCCTACGACCGGCCTTCTCCCAAGTTCCTGTCTTTCCTGGCGAAGCATTACTGCTTGACACCAAGTGTTCCCCAG GCCAACAACTTTGTGGTGTTTGAAGGCTTCTTCCTCAACAGACCAG CGGCCCAGCTGAGAAAGGTTCCCCTCAGAAAGCCGGACGGAGAAATCAAACCGTACTCTTTAATGGAGAGAGAAG TGGTGCTTCGGGAGCAGTTGGCTCGTCCCTGGCCATTCGCTCCTCCTCACTCCCCCCAGCGGTCGGTATCCTCCCGGTGCTCCCACTCCCTCAGCGTGGGATCTTCCCCCAGCAGGGGCCTCCCCCGTACCTCCCCGGCCCCGGCCTCTGGGGGCAGCAGGGACCCGAGTCCACAGTCCCCTCTCATCGAGCGCTGCAGAGCAAGACGCAGCAG CACACTGGGTCTGGTTGCCAGGAGCAGCCTGTACAGTCGGCACATGGACAGCAGAGCTGCTGGACTGCTGGACAGACCCCTACCAG GTCTCAGCCTCTCTCACTTCCACCTCCTTATGCCTCCAAGAAGGAAGGCCTCCACAGGAAGACCTCCCATGGTGACATGGTGCTGA
- the atat1 gene encoding alpha-tubulin N-acetyltransferase 1 isoform X1, producing the protein MEFPFDINQLFSERVSILDQTLIAGRTSSGMPQLQAHIATVIDELGRASAKAQQLPASITSASKLRSQRHQLYLLKDGESNGGHGVAVGFLKVGYKKLFLLDRQGVHIEAEPLCVLDFYIAEGVQRHGYGLELFDFMLQHKNLEPVVMAYDRPSPKFLSFLAKHYCLTPSVPQANNFVVFEGFFLNRPGGPSSPLMDQGLSGCFGPAEKGSPQKAGRRNQTVLFNGERSGASGAVGSSLAIRSSSLPPAVGILPVLPLPQRGIFPQQGPPPYLPGPGLWGQQGPESTVPSHRALQSKTQQHTGSGCQEQPVQSAHGQQSCWTAGQTPTRSQPLSLPPPYASKKEGLHRKTSHGDMVLRGSTWWWPVLSVQNQAC; encoded by the exons ATGGAGTTTCCTTTTGACATTAACCAGTTATTCTCCGAGAGGGTCTCCATCCTGGACCAGACCCTCATTGCAGGTCGAACATCATCAGGAAT GCCACAACTTCAAGCCCACATAGCCACGGTTATCGATGAACTCGGGAGAGCCTCCGCAAAG GCCCAGCAGCTCCCAGCATCCATAACCAGTGCCTCCAAGTTGCGGTCTCAGAGGCATCAGCTGTACTTGCTGAAGGACGGAGAGAGCAACGG AGGACACGGTGTGGCTGTGGGATTTCTCAAGGTTGGCTACAAGAAGTTATTTCTGCTT GACCGACAGGGTGTCCACATAGAAGCCGAGCCACTGTGTGTTCTGGATTTCTACATCGCAGAGGGCGTTCAGCGGCACGGCTACGGACTGGAGCTGTTTGATTTCATGTTGCAG CACAAGAATTTAGAGCCAGTTGTGATGGCCTACGACCGGCCTTCTCCCAAGTTCCTGTCTTTCCTGGCGAAGCATTACTGCTTGACACCAAGTGTTCCCCAG GCCAACAACTTTGTGGTGTTTGAAGGCTTCTTCCTCAACAGACCAG GCgggccctcctctcctctgatgGATCAGGGCCTCTCCGGCTGTTT CGGCCCAGCTGAGAAAGGTTCCCCTCAGAAAGCCGGACGGAGAAATCAAACCGTACTCTTTAATGGAGAGAGAAG TGGTGCTTCGGGAGCAGTTGGCTCGTCCCTGGCCATTCGCTCCTCCTCACTCCCCCCAGCGGTCGGTATCCTCCCGGTGCTCCCACTCCCTCAGCGTGGGATCTTCCCCCAGCAGGGGCCTCCCCCGTACCTCCCCGGCCCCGGCCTCTGGGGGCAGCAGGGACCCGAGTCCACAGTCCCCTCTCATCGAGCGCTGCAGAGCAAGACGCAGCAG CACACTGGGTCTGGTTGCCAGGAGCAGCCTGTACAGTCGGCACATGGACAGCAGAGCTGCTGGACTGCTGGACAGACCCCTACCAG GTCTCAGCCTCTCTCACTTCCACCTCCTTATGCCTCCAAGAAGGAAGGCCTCCACAGGAAGACCTCCCATGGTGACATGGTGCTGAGGGGGAGTACATGGTGGTGGCCTGTCCTCAGCGTCCAGAACCAGGCATGCTGA
- the atat1 gene encoding alpha-tubulin N-acetyltransferase 1 isoform X4 — translation MEFPFDINQLFSERVSILDQTLIAGRTSSGMPQLQAHIATVIDELGRASAKAQQLPASITSASKLRSQRHQLYLLKDGESNGGHGVAVGFLKVGYKKLFLLDRQGVHIEAEPLCVLDFYIAEGVQRHGYGLELFDFMLQHKNLEPVVMAYDRPSPKFLSFLAKHYCLTPSVPQANNFVVFEGFFLNRPAAQLRKVPLRKPDGEIKPYSLMEREVVLREQLARPWPFAPPHSPQRSVSSRCSHSLSVGSSPSRGLPRTSPAPASGGSRDPSPQSPLIERCRARRSSSLNSSHLDFH, via the exons ATGGAGTTTCCTTTTGACATTAACCAGTTATTCTCCGAGAGGGTCTCCATCCTGGACCAGACCCTCATTGCAGGTCGAACATCATCAGGAAT GCCACAACTTCAAGCCCACATAGCCACGGTTATCGATGAACTCGGGAGAGCCTCCGCAAAG GCCCAGCAGCTCCCAGCATCCATAACCAGTGCCTCCAAGTTGCGGTCTCAGAGGCATCAGCTGTACTTGCTGAAGGACGGAGAGAGCAACGG AGGACACGGTGTGGCTGTGGGATTTCTCAAGGTTGGCTACAAGAAGTTATTTCTGCTT GACCGACAGGGTGTCCACATAGAAGCCGAGCCACTGTGTGTTCTGGATTTCTACATCGCAGAGGGCGTTCAGCGGCACGGCTACGGACTGGAGCTGTTTGATTTCATGTTGCAG CACAAGAATTTAGAGCCAGTTGTGATGGCCTACGACCGGCCTTCTCCCAAGTTCCTGTCTTTCCTGGCGAAGCATTACTGCTTGACACCAAGTGTTCCCCAG GCCAACAACTTTGTGGTGTTTGAAGGCTTCTTCCTCAACAGACCAG CGGCCCAGCTGAGAAAGGTTCCCCTCAGAAAGCCGGACGGAGAAATCAAACCGTACTCTTTAATGGAGAGAGAAG TGGTGCTTCGGGAGCAGTTGGCTCGTCCCTGGCCATTCGCTCCTCCTCACTCCCCCCAGCGGTCGGTATCCTCCCGGTGCTCCCACTCCCTCAGCGTGGGATCTTCCCCCAGCAGGGGCCTCCCCCGTACCTCCCCGGCCCCGGCCTCTGGGGGCAGCAGGGACCCGAGTCCACAGTCCCCTCTCATCGAGCGCTGCAGAGCAAGACGCAGCAG TTCCCTTAATAGTTCTCATCTCGACTTCCATTGA
- the tnfa gene encoding tumor necrosis factor a (TNF superfamily, member 2) translates to MQGKCKVLVDATDHTVRRETMRVNPSSKQTTALLVFILCLAAAASVVLLFSRHAKVQGQDEDNFGNRHTLRQMANVRAAIHLYGYYNSSVKSSAEWKNKVDQSHSQGGLELKNNQIVIPQNGLYFVYSQASFRVNCSSRDADDASSQPIVHVSHTVKRWSKSLGDKDWTILHSIRSVCQMKASINSGEEENWFSSVYMGAVFNLMKGDRLKTVMEEKMLQGLEDESGKTFFGVFAL, encoded by the exons ATGCAAGGGAAATGCAAGGTTCTAGTCGACGCAACTGACCACACTGTCAGGAGGGAAACCATGCGAGTCAACCCGAGCTCCAAACAAACCACCGCCCTGCTGGTGTTCATACTCTGCCTCGCGGCTGCTGCTTCTGTTGTCCTTCTCTTCTCCAGACATGCCAAG GTCCAAGGACAAGATGAAGACAATTTTG GTAATCGTCACACATTACGGCAGATGGCAAATGTGAGAGCAGCCATTCATTTATATG GATACTACAACTCTTCTGTGAAATCCTCAGCGGAATGGAAGAATAAGGTGGACCAGTCCCATTCTCAAGGAGGGCTAGAACTCAAGAACAACCAAATTGTCATTCCTCAAAATGGCCTCTACTTTGTTTACAGCCAAGCGTCCTTCCGGGTCAATTGCAGCAGCAGGGATGCCGATGACGCCAGTTCGCAGCCAATTGTGCACGTGAGTCACACTGTGAAGCGCTGGTCCAAGTCATTAGGGGATAAGGACTGGACCATCCTGCACTCCATCCGCAGTGTATGCCAAATGAAAGCCAGCATAAATTCAGGTGAAGAGGAGAACTGGTTCTCATCTGTTTACATGGGAGCTGTGTTCAACCTGATGAAAGGGGACAGACTAAAGACCGTGATGGAAGAGAAGATGCTGCAGGGCTTGGAGGACGAGTCAGGGAAGACATTCTTTGGTGTCTTTGCTTTGTGA